The following coding sequences lie in one Bacillus rossius redtenbacheri isolate Brsri chromosome 13, Brsri_v3, whole genome shotgun sequence genomic window:
- the LOC134538129 gene encoding sentrin-specific protease 6-like, producing MVTRTNPEVKPDYNESKIDEAGTFFSLSCHNFKMGLFSSQPKHVVITSTGINIVLQETSETFLIGISDISEILYYFGPPYSVIFIYCQPSFSDKVQLVLQLLQAVEDPRIDSVTEEIELVTLTLYEIDHESKIMFKNVFSSVTCKELKWPEANKLHLKPNQIEHKDDVSSTKKSGSRHSQLRKIEREAARLKTPGTLKTILVYPPPPAPGGIAINTGDYACLEIDQFLNDIIIDFYLNYLMISVLSEYDQSRTFIFSTFFYKRLTSPTSYAFESDPSLSPAEKRHRRVKSWTKNVNLFEKDFIVIPINKDLHWFLAIVCFPGLTGCVKMSDNSPVENVRRPASSRVSMKGDTITIHDDEQSPVQDEAESEDEDIIDELFADETESAILPDDGDQREVKCEPSDAEEKLKEAREPIKQPCILLFDSLLGENRRRVIATLREYLAVEYKVKMGKEREFTKDTIVGSCPKVPQQHNFTDCGLYLLQYAESFFSSPITDYRIPIQTLDDWFPEEIVNHKRQDICMILHKLMKENNVDFDELDLPQLLFYESPAVNEMLDEDTNGSEDGKHESECEDGFENDSDFDVGELYESEMLKRKLDEDELSDDDGMSVLSEDAFCEDDLCGNEQLVEEGEILEEGEVHLPDFEECDMPEDGEVCDDDLEEDAYFEDGELCVGIGTHEEEEFEGENLQDDVFNGGEFENSEEGGDSRQFPGGSNFHDEFDEDDIDDDDELDDFDEIPDDLLNRSGSVFNKNNGMVQWKYVKRPSSIIPSQCVTSSSNSTPVLGSNHLPKSWTSTKKKRSNPSATSSVFYRFSHRESFQGLETPQKKVKKK from the coding sequence ATGGTAACAAGAACAAATCCGGAAGTGAAACCAGACTACAATGAGTCCAAAATTGATGAAGctggtacttttttttctttgtcatGCCATAATTTCAAAATGGGCTTATTTTCATCACAACCCAAACATGTTGTAATTACGTCCACAGGTATAAATATTGTACTGCAAGAAACTAGTGAAACATTCCTAATTGGAATATCTGATATCAGTGAAATTTTGTATTACTTTGGCCCTCCATATTCTGTAATTTTCATATACTGTCAGCCATCATTTAGTGATAAAGTGCAGCTTGTGTTGCAGCTGTTACAGGCTGTTGAAGATCCTAGGATAGACAGTGTAACTGAAGAAATAGAACTAGTGACACTTACTCTGTATGAAATTGATCATGAGtcgaaaattatgtttaaaaacgttttttctTCTGTGACTTGTAAGGAATTAAAATGGCCTGAAGCCAATAAGTTACACTTAAAACCTAATCAGATAGAACACAAGGATGATGTTTCTTCAACCAAAAAGTCTGGTTCAAGGCATAGTCAGCTTCGTAAGATCGAAAGAGAGGCTGCTCGTTTGAAGACCCCTGGAACACTCAAAACTATTCTTGTCTACCCTCCACCTCCAGCACCTGGTGGGATTGCTATAAATACGGGAGACTATGCTTGTTTAGAAATTGATCAGTTTCTGAATGACATTATTATAGACTTTTACTTAAATTACCTGATGATTTCTGTTCTGAGTGAATATGATCAGTCACGAACGTTTATTTTCAGCACTTTTTTCTACAAGAGGTTAACTTCTCCGACATCATATGCATTTGAAAGTGACCCAAGCTTGTCTCCTGCTGAAAAGAGACACAGACGTGTGAAAAGTTGgacaaaaaatgttaatttatttgagaAAGATTTCATTGTAATTCCAATAAATAAAGACTTGCATTGGTTCCTAGCCATTGTATGCTTTCCAGGACTTACAGGATGTGTAAAAATGTCAGACAATTCGCCAGTGGAAAATGTCAGGAGACCTGCTTCATCACGCGTGTCCATGAAAGGGGACACCATCACAATACACGATGATGAGCAGTCGCCAGTACAGGATGAGGCGGAGAGTGAAGACGAAGACATCATAGATGAGCTGTTTGCCGACGAAACTGAATCTGCTATTCTACCAGATGATGGAGACCAAAGAGAGGTAAAGTGTGAACCTTCTGATGCCGAGGAAAAACTTAAAGAGGCAAGAGAGCCAATAAAGCAACCTTGCATACTTTTATTCGACTCTCTGCTGGGTGAAAACAGAAGACGTGTAATAGCGACACTGCGAGAGTACCTTGCTGTGGAGTACAAAGTGAAAATGGGCAAGGAGCGAGAGTTTACCAAAGATACAATTGTTGGAAGTTGCCCTAAAGTTCCCCAGCAACACAATTTCACTGATTGTGGATTGTATCTTCTGCAGTATGCAGAAAGTTTTTTCAGTTCTCCGATCACTGATTACCGCATCCCGATACAGACTCTGGATGACTGGTTCCCAGAAGAGATTGTTAATCATAAACGTCAAGATATTTGCATGATACTGCACAAACTCATGAAAGAAAATAACGTGGACTTTGATGAGTTGGATCTGCCGCAATTGCTGTTCTACGAAAGTCCAGCGGTAAACGAAATGTTGGATGAAGACACTAATGGAAGCGAAGATGGAAAACATGAATCAGAATGTGAAGATGGTTTTGAAAATGATTCTGATTTTGATGTCGGAGAACTATATGAATCTGAAATGTTGAAAAGGAAGCTAGATGAAGATGAACTGAGCGATGATGATGGTATGAGTGTTTTGAGTGAAGATGCCTTTTGTGAAGATGATCTGTGTGGAAACGAACAGCTCGTGGAAGAAGGCGAAATACTGGAAGAGGGAGAAGTTCACTTGCCGGACTTCGAAGAATGTGACATGCCGGAGGACGGTGAAGTTTGTGATGATGATTTAGAGGAGGATGCTTATTTTGAGGATGGAGAGTTGTGTGTAGGCATCGGAACGCACGAAGAGGAAGAATTTGAGGGTGAGAATCTACAAGATGATGTATTTAATGGTGGAGAATTTGAGAACAGTGAAGAGGGCGGTGACAGCAGACAGTTTCCTGGTGGTAGTAATTTTCACGATGAATTTGATGAAGATGACATTGATGACGACGATGAGCTAgatgattttgatgaaatacctGATGATTTGCTGAATAGAAGTGGAAGtgtgtttaataaaaataatggcATGGTGCAGTGGAAATATGTGAAAAGGCCCAGTAGTATCATTCCAAGCCAGTGTGTGACTTCCAGTAGTAACAGCACTCCAGTACTTGGGAGTAACCATTTACCTAAATCCTGGACTTCTACAAAAAAGAAAAGAAGTAATCCCAGTGCGACATCCAGTGTTTTTTATCGGTTCTCACACAGAGAAAGTTTTCAAGGATTGGAGACACCACAAAAGAAAGTAAAAAAGAAGTAA